The following are encoded in a window of Flavobacterium sp. WC2421 genomic DNA:
- a CDS encoding bifunctional helix-turn-helix domain-containing protein/methylated-DNA--[protein]-cysteine S-methyltransferase gives MDTPETLNYHRIATAIEYIKNHFKDQPNLDEVAAKVNLSPFHFQRLFTEWAGTSPKKFLQYISVAHAKKLLKENQTTLFEAAFETGLSGSSRLHDLFVNIEGMTPAEYKNGGKNLVINYSFAFTPFGTIIVASTTKGICYMAFSEEKLLAINTLQSQYPNAQFQEREDQLQQNALHIFKNPKDKLQEIKLHLKGTNFQLKVWETLLKIPLGQLTTYGGIAQQIDKPNASRAVGTAIGKNPVAFLIPCHRVIQSTGTLGGYMWGNTRKTAIIGWEASK, from the coding sequence ATGGACACTCCAGAAACGCTTAATTACCATCGCATAGCTACCGCAATTGAATACATTAAAAATCATTTTAAAGACCAACCCAATCTGGATGAAGTGGCTGCCAAAGTAAACCTAAGCCCATTTCATTTTCAGCGTCTTTTTACGGAATGGGCAGGCACAAGTCCCAAGAAGTTTCTACAATACATTAGCGTAGCCCATGCTAAGAAATTACTGAAAGAAAACCAAACCACCCTTTTTGAAGCAGCCTTTGAAACAGGACTTTCGGGCAGTAGTCGCCTGCATGATTTGTTTGTCAACATCGAAGGCATGACCCCAGCCGAATATAAAAATGGGGGTAAAAACCTAGTCATCAATTATAGTTTTGCTTTCACTCCTTTTGGGACCATTATTGTGGCTTCGACTACAAAAGGAATTTGCTATATGGCTTTTTCCGAAGAGAAGTTGTTGGCAATTAATACTTTACAAAGTCAGTATCCCAATGCCCAATTCCAGGAAAGAGAAGATCAATTGCAACAAAATGCTTTACATATTTTTAAGAATCCTAAGGATAAACTACAAGAAATAAAACTGCATCTCAAAGGCACTAATTTCCAACTAAAAGTATGGGAAACGTTGCTTAAAATCCCTTTAGGCCAACTCACCACTTACGGTGGCATCGCCCAACAAATAGATAAACCAAATGCCTCCAGAGCGGTGGGCACAGCTATTGGCAAGAATCCCGTAGCGTTCTTGATTCCGTGTCACCGCGTGATTCAGTCCACAGGAACACTGGGCGGTTATATGTGGGGAAATACTCGAAAAACAGCGATTATAGGTTGGGAAGCCTCTAAATAG
- a CDS encoding STM3941 family protein, giving the protein MMHKIEIPSSKIKLILMLIGTSVFIVGSYYLFQYPERFISYRFRSVEFIKTIGLLLLVFCSTAWVYIPIKLFDKKPGLILDEDGIYDNSSAVSVGLILWKDIESIRVEKINSTKMLIVNIYNPEKYIDRSNRFKKVLLNLNTKLYGTPLTIGLAGLKYNRERLEKLIILNYELYKEKPNH; this is encoded by the coding sequence ATGATGCATAAAATTGAAATTCCATCCAGCAAAATTAAACTTATTTTAATGTTGATTGGAACATCTGTTTTTATTGTAGGTAGTTATTATCTTTTTCAATATCCAGAACGGTTTATTTCTTATAGATTCAGAAGCGTTGAATTTATAAAAACAATAGGATTGCTTCTGCTTGTTTTTTGTAGCACTGCTTGGGTTTATATTCCAATAAAATTATTTGACAAAAAGCCAGGATTAATTCTTGATGAAGACGGAATTTATGATAATTCTAGTGCCGTAAGTGTTGGATTGATATTATGGAAAGACATTGAATCAATTCGGGTCGAAAAAATAAATTCGACAAAAATGCTAATAGTAAATATCTATAATCCCGAAAAATATATTGACCGCTCAAATAGATTTAAAAAAGTGCTTCTAAATTTAAATACTAAATTATATGGAACACCATTAACCATTGGGTTGGCAGGTTTAAAATATAACCGCGAAAGGCTCGAAAAATTAATTATTCTAAATTATGAACTTTACAAAGAAAAGCCGAACCACTAA
- the nhaA gene encoding Na+/H+ antiporter NhaA, which translates to MKIKMKKTIKKIYNSELFNEFFENEKASGIILIGCTLFSLFMANSIFGSQYLHTWHTQFAGESLEYWINDGLMTIFFLLIGLELEREIYEGELSNIKDALLPIFAALGGMIVPAGLYLFLNYGTVAHSGAGIPMATDIAFALGILSLLGSRVPLSLKIFLTALAVIDDLGAILVIAIFYTKTIFWGNLFSAFGVLLVLFILNRMKVRNLIPYLIGGVIMWWFMLHSGIHATVTGVLLAFVIPFGNGDKKSTSYKLQHFLHKPVGFIILPLFALANTAIVIGADIVDIVTQHYSLGIALGLVIGKPVGIFVFSFLAVSVGLCKLPDDLNWKTIFAVGFLGGIGFTMSIFITLLAFTDQTIISHAKFAILLSSLIAGIIGLLFLKKTLKVEADASNSN; encoded by the coding sequence ATGAAAATAAAAATGAAGAAGACAATAAAGAAGATTTATAATAGTGAATTATTTAATGAGTTTTTTGAAAATGAGAAAGCCAGCGGAATCATCTTAATAGGATGCACTTTATTTTCCTTATTTATGGCCAATTCGATTTTCGGATCACAATATTTACATACTTGGCATACTCAATTTGCAGGTGAAAGCTTAGAATATTGGATAAATGATGGTTTAATGACCATTTTCTTTTTATTGATTGGATTGGAATTAGAGCGCGAAATATATGAAGGAGAATTATCCAATATAAAAGATGCTTTGTTACCTATTTTTGCTGCCTTAGGTGGTATGATAGTGCCCGCAGGCTTGTACCTTTTTCTAAATTATGGAACTGTTGCCCATTCAGGAGCAGGAATTCCTATGGCGACTGATATCGCCTTTGCCTTGGGTATCCTATCATTATTAGGAAGCCGAGTTCCGCTGTCATTAAAGATCTTTTTAACAGCTTTAGCCGTTATCGATGATTTAGGGGCTATATTAGTAATCGCCATTTTCTATACAAAAACCATTTTTTGGGGCAATCTATTTAGTGCTTTTGGAGTATTATTAGTTCTTTTCATATTAAATAGAATGAAAGTCCGTAATTTAATACCTTACCTTATTGGTGGTGTAATTATGTGGTGGTTCATGCTTCATTCAGGAATACATGCTACAGTTACGGGAGTATTATTGGCTTTTGTAATTCCTTTTGGTAATGGTGATAAAAAATCAACTTCTTATAAATTACAGCATTTTCTACATAAACCTGTTGGATTCATTATTCTTCCTTTATTTGCATTAGCGAATACCGCTATAGTAATTGGGGCTGATATCGTTGATATTGTAACACAACACTATAGTTTAGGAATCGCCTTAGGATTAGTCATAGGAAAACCTGTAGGTATATTTGTATTTAGCTTTTTAGCGGTTTCAGTAGGGTTATGTAAATTACCTGACGACTTAAATTGGAAAACAATATTTGCAGTAGGCTTTTTAGGAGGAATTGGCTTTACCATGTCAATATTCATTACTTTACTTGCTTTTACTGATCAAACCATAATTAGCCATGCAAAATTTGCGATTCTACTTTCTTCATTAATTGCAGGTATAATTGGATTGTTATTCTTGAAAAAAACGTTAAAAGTGGAAGCAGATGCAAGCAACTCTAATTAA
- a CDS encoding Ada metal-binding domain-containing protein, with protein sequence MITHTQITDTELKVKIKNQEIAFGGNLKLHIYGTLHCKSGKRMKRENRVFFSSEDEAIQNNFRPCGHCMKTQYKQWIYSTQNQTKTQTYCPKTAP encoded by the coding sequence ATGATCACACACACTCAAATCACCGATACCGAGCTCAAAGTCAAAATCAAGAACCAAGAAATTGCCTTTGGCGGCAACCTCAAACTCCACATTTATGGAACCCTACATTGCAAATCCGGTAAACGAATGAAAAGAGAAAATCGCGTGTTTTTTTCCTCCGAAGATGAAGCAATCCAAAACAATTTCCGACCTTGTGGTCATTGTATGAAAACCCAATATAAGCAATGGATTTATTCAACCCAGAACCAGACCAAAACACAAACCTATTGCCCAAAGACGGCACCGTAA
- a CDS encoding GNAT family N-acetyltransferase — protein MAAITIAITDQEILMCWEALYALRPMLQPHLFVNQIKEMQKEGYVLLYIIEDHKVVSIAGYRIYSMLYCGKMLYIDDLSTLESARGKGHATMLLKHLYEIAANQNCKAVHLDSGHLRTVAHKLYFKEDFTISAFHFSKPIV, from the coding sequence ATGGCAGCAATTACAATCGCAATCACTGATCAAGAAATTTTGATGTGCTGGGAAGCACTTTATGCATTAAGACCCATGTTGCAACCCCATCTTTTTGTGAACCAAATAAAAGAAATGCAAAAGGAAGGATATGTTCTTTTATACATAATCGAAGATCACAAAGTAGTTTCAATTGCTGGATATCGCATTTATAGTATGCTCTATTGTGGTAAAATGTTGTATATCGATGATTTGTCCACCCTTGAATCGGCCAGAGGAAAAGGACACGCAACTATGTTATTAAAACATCTTTATGAAATTGCGGCTAATCAAAATTGTAAAGCGGTTCATCTAGATAGTGGACACCTAAGAACGGTAGCACACAAACTATACTTCAAAGAAGATTTTACCATCAGTGCGTTTCATTTTAGCAAACCCATTGTATAA
- a CDS encoding DinB family protein yields the protein MMLKRRNAVLALVAEYEKVIRELQAVIEDISPTTLVAILDETTTNPDCKSIQAMLTHVVSAGYSYCIYIQNLKDPNAKRPDKKYHSSISDYKEDLDAVIAFTQKTFESIHDEELEEYDNSKKIMTSWGQLYDIEQLMEHAIVHILRHRRQIESFKKNN from the coding sequence ATGATGCTAAAAAGAAGAAATGCAGTACTTGCCTTAGTAGCCGAATATGAAAAAGTAATTCGGGAATTACAAGCAGTGATTGAAGATATAAGTCCCACTACTTTAGTTGCAATTCTTGATGAAACGACTACCAACCCCGACTGCAAATCCATACAAGCGATGCTAACACATGTTGTCAGTGCAGGTTACTCCTATTGTATTTACATCCAAAATTTAAAAGACCCAAATGCCAAACGACCTGATAAAAAGTATCATTCCAGCATTTCTGATTACAAAGAGGACTTAGATGCTGTAATTGCTTTTACCCAAAAAACCTTTGAATCCATTCACGATGAGGAACTCGAAGAATATGACAATTCGAAAAAAATAATGACTTCTTGGGGGCAATTGTATGACATCGAGCAATTGATGGAACATGCTATTGTACATATTTTGAGACACCGAAGACAAATAGAAAGTTTTAAAAAAAACAACTAG
- a CDS encoding TIGR00341 family protein yields the protein MQATLIKLIAYINLHKGEEDKNKVLDDVKSNISFRGSNLWILACAIVVASIGLNVNSTAVIIGAMLISPLMGPIVGAGFSLGIYDFNLLNKSLKNLLVATLVGLFVSTIYFYVSPFKEAQPELLSRTAPNIYDILIAFFGGIVGAVAITRVEKGNPIPGVAIATALMPPLCTAGYGLALGNLKFFFGAMYLYSINCVFICISTFLIVKFLKYPVKKQLDEKHQKQVKNSITILITLLVLPSIYFAYQLFQEKKYQHQIDVFMETEFTNKGIAILYKKTKFNVSPKKLELGFLTKRYSEKEIKALNEKLKLYDINNTKLIVIQDTTDLKSDILNEINFNKSVLSQKDVTILNLKKEITNNRYDNKAILSEIKILFPEIENISISNHTFNENTDSTKIVPVVIYNSKKEISDSSKAKLTLWLEQRLTKKEIEIYNNPTKEKTTGKTKK from the coding sequence ATGCAAGCAACTCTAATTAAATTAATTGCTTATATCAACCTCCATAAAGGGGAAGAAGATAAAAATAAAGTCTTGGACGACGTAAAGTCCAACATTTCATTTAGAGGCTCTAATCTATGGATTTTAGCATGTGCTATTGTAGTGGCGTCTATAGGGTTAAATGTAAATTCGACTGCCGTAATTATTGGAGCGATGCTTATATCTCCGTTAATGGGACCTATTGTAGGTGCTGGATTTAGTCTAGGAATTTATGATTTTAATTTACTTAATAAGTCCCTCAAGAATCTTTTGGTAGCCACATTAGTTGGTTTATTTGTATCGACAATCTATTTCTATGTTAGCCCTTTTAAAGAAGCTCAACCGGAATTATTATCCAGAACTGCACCCAATATCTATGATATTTTGATCGCCTTTTTTGGTGGAATTGTGGGTGCCGTAGCAATAACCCGAGTTGAAAAAGGAAATCCAATTCCGGGAGTAGCAATTGCAACTGCCCTAATGCCTCCACTTTGTACTGCTGGTTATGGATTGGCATTAGGGAATCTAAAATTCTTTTTTGGAGCTATGTATTTATACTCCATAAATTGTGTTTTTATTTGTATTTCCACTTTTTTAATTGTCAAGTTTCTAAAGTACCCTGTAAAAAAACAGCTAGATGAAAAGCATCAAAAACAAGTTAAAAATAGTATCACCATCTTAATCACACTTTTAGTACTTCCTAGTATTTATTTTGCCTACCAACTGTTTCAGGAAAAAAAATACCAACATCAAATAGACGTTTTTATGGAAACGGAATTTACAAATAAAGGGATTGCTATTTTATACAAAAAAACCAAATTCAATGTCAGTCCAAAAAAACTCGAACTTGGTTTTCTAACCAAACGATATAGTGAAAAAGAGATTAAAGCACTTAATGAAAAATTAAAGCTTTATGATATCAACAACACTAAATTGATTGTGATACAAGACACCACAGATCTTAAAAGTGATATTCTAAACGAAATCAATTTCAACAAATCTGTATTAAGTCAAAAAGATGTGACGATATTAAATCTAAAAAAAGAAATTACAAATAATAGATACGATAACAAAGCCATTCTATCCGAGATAAAAATTCTATTTCCTGAGATTGAAAACATTTCGATATCCAATCATACTTTTAATGAAAACACGGACAGTACAAAAATAGTTCCTGTTGTGATTTATAATAGTAAAAAAGAAATATCTGATTCCTCAAAAGCAAAATTAACTCTTTGGTTAGAACAACGCTTGACAAAAAAAGAAATCGAAATTTATAATAATCCCACTAAGGAAAAAACCACTGGTAAAACTAAAAAATAA
- a CDS encoding tetratricopeptide repeat protein has translation MKYILILFTFFSITLNAQNILKFDKTNVQCEDKWIAYQMEKDSTYTLGFIYIDSQAGLTLNYEGKFKIEKDGKFIRIDNETKNEVGFIKARLQPNRTAIAEIPEAKFKELNIEKTPNWLKTYKTDENSVERLYRWGYMYNGWNECEKALTFLEKVDKINPKFKGLQTELAFSYNALQKFDKAEISLKKAIIENPEDCYTYKELAYTYTKLLNFEKVAETYLTMSKICKEQNFIQETAYNLAYEYFKTKDVIKFNKWKSEAEKWSKSENQYTQNLNKMESELNK, from the coding sequence ATGAAATATATTTTAATCCTTTTTACATTTTTTTCAATTACTTTAAATGCTCAAAATATTTTAAAGTTTGACAAAACAAACGTTCAATGTGAAGATAAGTGGATTGCATACCAAATGGAAAAAGATAGTACTTATACATTAGGATTTATTTATATCGATTCACAAGCAGGATTAACCTTAAACTATGAGGGAAAATTTAAAATTGAAAAAGATGGTAAATTTATTAGAATAGATAATGAAACTAAAAATGAAGTAGGTTTTATAAAAGCAAGGCTTCAACCAAACAGAACTGCAATAGCTGAAATTCCTGAAGCAAAATTTAAAGAACTAAATATTGAAAAAACACCTAATTGGTTAAAAACATATAAAACTGATGAAAATTCTGTTGAAAGATTATATCGTTGGGGTTATATGTATAATGGCTGGAACGAATGCGAGAAGGCTTTAACTTTTTTAGAAAAAGTAGATAAAATTAATCCGAAATTTAAAGGATTACAAACTGAATTAGCATTTTCTTATAATGCTTTACAGAAATTTGATAAGGCAGAAATATCATTAAAAAAAGCAATTATAGAAAATCCAGAAGACTGTTATACTTATAAAGAATTGGCTTATACTTATACAAAACTTTTGAATTTTGAAAAAGTAGCAGAAACTTATTTAACAATGTCTAAAATATGTAAGGAACAAAATTTCATTCAAGAAACTGCATATAATTTAGCATATGAATATTTTAAAACAAAAGATGTAATTAAGTTTAATAAGTGGAAAAGTGAGGCTGAAAAATGGTCTAAATCCGAAAATCAGTACACACAAAACTTAAATAAAATGGAATCTGAATTAAATAAATAA
- a CDS encoding primase-like DNA-binding domain-containing protein, translating to MPESLLSIQNSFGSNSFKNLADSLRKSNEINLSLSGLGGITDIAKSVAIQMKTSSEFTNSITTIGKTLSSQFVNLNIPKNNFALYGLSSHIAEISKNSQLIGQSFSNLASSQILLSNSLLEISKTLSKSHLNQFNSLNVALQGLSKSFLQEIVRNRDWEDFDFIKETNETISITTNDFVSSHSEVTIQDLENLKLSIVENLSTLLSKTNSEKNRTFLFDLMAVISFILSLYGTYGTYQSSIDKNNKETYLEVKKDMDTFKKELYAKIDEKFNNKHKSKIAKTKLNLKYSTKKNSKIIGIINIGQKVTVIEIRHKYFLITYLDKETQEPKSGFVLKKYFETEK from the coding sequence ATGCCAGAAAGTCTTTTATCTATTCAAAATTCATTTGGAAGTAATTCATTCAAAAACCTAGCTGATTCACTTAGAAAATCGAATGAAATAAACTTAAGTCTTTCAGGACTCGGCGGAATTACAGATATAGCGAAATCGGTAGCTATACAAATGAAAACAAGTAGCGAATTTACTAACTCCATTACTACAATTGGTAAGACATTGAGTTCTCAATTCGTTAATCTAAATATCCCGAAAAATAATTTCGCGCTATATGGATTATCTTCTCATATCGCAGAAATTTCAAAAAATAGTCAGTTGATAGGACAAAGTTTCTCAAATTTAGCATCAAGCCAAATATTGCTTTCAAATAGTTTATTAGAAATTTCAAAAACACTTTCAAAATCACATTTAAATCAATTTAACAGCCTAAATGTTGCGTTACAGGGATTGTCAAAATCTTTTCTACAAGAAATCGTAAGAAATAGAGATTGGGAAGATTTTGACTTTATTAAAGAAACTAATGAAACAATTTCTATAACCACAAATGATTTTGTTAGTAGTCATAGTGAAGTAACAATTCAAGATTTAGAAAATTTAAAATTGTCAATTGTTGAAAATTTATCAACATTATTAAGCAAAACAAATTCTGAAAAGAACAGAACATTTTTGTTTGATTTGATGGCTGTTATTAGTTTTATACTTAGCTTGTATGGAACATATGGTACATATCAATCATCTATTGATAAAAATAATAAAGAAACTTATTTGGAAGTTAAAAAAGATATGGACACTTTCAAAAAAGAATTATATGCTAAAATAGATGAGAAATTTAATAACAAACATAAATCTAAAATTGCAAAGACTAAACTTAATCTAAAATATTCCACTAAAAAAAATAGTAAAATTATTGGAATAATAAACATCGGTCAGAAAGTAACAGTAATTGAAATTAGACATAAATATTTTTTAATCACATATCTTGATAAAGAGACTCAAGAACCAAAATCAGGTTTTGTTTTGAAAAAATATTTTGAAACTGAAAAATAA
- a CDS encoding alpha-ketoglutarate-dependent dioxygenase AlkB: MDLFNPEPDQNTNLLPKDGTVNYYGTLMTPTKANEYLAELLENIDWQNDQAIIFGKLIITKRKVAWYGDANYNYTYSNTTKQALPWTAALLELKALAEATTGETYNSCLLNLYHDGNEGMAWHSDGEKDLKKNGAIASLSFGAERKFAFKHKETKETVSRILQNGSLLVMKDQTQTHWLHRLPPTKLINKPRVNLTFRTIVVGQ; the protein is encoded by the coding sequence ATGGATTTATTCAACCCAGAACCAGACCAAAACACAAACCTATTGCCCAAAGACGGCACCGTAAACTATTATGGCACCTTAATGACGCCAACCAAAGCCAATGAATATTTGGCCGAATTACTGGAAAACATAGACTGGCAAAATGACCAAGCCATCATTTTTGGCAAACTTATCATTACCAAACGCAAAGTCGCTTGGTATGGCGATGCCAATTACAACTACACCTACTCTAACACCACCAAACAAGCCTTGCCTTGGACAGCCGCTTTACTGGAACTCAAAGCACTGGCCGAAGCCACCACTGGCGAAACTTACAATTCCTGCCTACTCAATTTATACCATGACGGCAACGAAGGCATGGCATGGCACAGTGATGGAGAAAAAGACCTCAAGAAAAACGGCGCCATCGCTTCCCTAAGTTTTGGTGCCGAACGCAAGTTTGCTTTCAAGCACAAAGAAACCAAAGAAACCGTTTCTAGAATACTACAAAACGGCAGCCTGCTCGTCATGAAAGACCAAACCCAAACCCACTGGTTGCACCGCCTCCCTCCTACTAAACTCATCAATAAACCCAGAGTAAATCTTACTTTTAGAACAATTGTGGTAGGGCAATAA
- a CDS encoding AAA-like domain-containing protein → MAIGIHRSVNLDKAFFNQAEKEIIQNFGLLFEITFAKTHVFKGISYNYVFLKPTDSLREQFRFQNEILLLITNHHDFDNRTFDYVDKLMSDYQNRLDKLCLILISKDNNIKKKVNSLIQQNPDSRIIIPFNYLDFYKNLPEQIINQRLKEYFYGRDLFAFESPLQNDAYFYGRTATVQFFYDKYKSGENSGLFGLRKIGKTSVLYALNRYLNLRNENTVFIDCQEPSFHLRRWYECLEYLINELVQQIQERNDIILDIEFNKNYNEKDASKYFEEDLKKIFNHQNNQRILIIFDEIENITFEISPTKHWREENDFLYFWQSLRAIYQKNQTLFSFVIAGVNPKTIETGTVNGHDNPIYRMITPNYLKLFNHNDVEEMVKNIGNYMGLDFDKEIFTFLTDDFGGHPFLIRQLCSKIHQSLSKQRPLKVTKLYYKEKIQDFNKGLIDYVEVIVDVLKKWYPNEYELLEALVLDNREKFEEITSFSEQPIIHLLGYNLIEKSDTNKYHIKINAVRDYVIEKSINKRKIVTVEDKWELVTNRRNQLELKIREIIKLNIKSKFGAKAKDHFLKCIEERRREKLNQLNLNDIFSDKGEIYLLDLKVYITKNWSDFENIYLDKPKFEMYLDIVNTNRIDAHAKDLNNEDLTITISALNWLNDKSDKYLE, encoded by the coding sequence ATGGCTATAGGAATACATCGATCAGTTAATTTGGATAAAGCTTTTTTTAATCAAGCTGAAAAAGAAATTATTCAAAATTTCGGATTACTATTTGAAATAACATTTGCTAAAACACATGTTTTTAAAGGCATATCATATAATTATGTATTCCTTAAACCAACTGATTCATTAAGAGAACAATTTAGATTTCAAAATGAAATATTATTATTAATAACTAATCATCATGATTTTGATAATCGAACTTTTGATTATGTTGATAAATTAATGTCAGACTATCAAAATAGACTTGATAAATTATGTCTAATTTTAATAAGTAAAGACAATAATATTAAAAAGAAAGTAAATTCTTTAATTCAACAAAATCCAGATTCAAGAATAATAATTCCTTTCAATTACTTGGATTTCTACAAAAACTTGCCAGAACAAATAATAAATCAACGTCTTAAAGAATATTTCTATGGCAGAGATTTATTTGCATTTGAATCACCTTTACAAAATGATGCATATTTTTATGGTAGAACAGCGACTGTCCAATTCTTTTATGACAAATATAAATCAGGAGAAAATAGCGGTTTATTTGGATTAAGAAAAATTGGAAAAACATCTGTACTATATGCATTAAATAGATATTTAAATTTACGAAATGAAAACACTGTTTTTATTGATTGTCAAGAACCTTCTTTTCATTTAAGAAGATGGTACGAGTGTTTAGAATATTTGATAAATGAACTAGTCCAACAAATCCAAGAAAGAAATGATATTATTTTAGATATTGAATTTAATAAAAACTATAATGAAAAGGATGCCTCAAAATATTTTGAAGAAGATTTAAAAAAAATATTTAATCATCAAAATAATCAGAGAATATTAATAATTTTTGATGAAATTGAAAACATAACATTTGAAATATCTCCAACAAAACATTGGAGAGAGGAAAATGATTTTCTTTACTTTTGGCAATCACTTCGAGCAATTTATCAAAAAAATCAAACTTTATTTTCTTTTGTTATTGCAGGAGTAAATCCTAAAACAATTGAAACAGGTACCGTTAACGGACATGACAATCCTATTTACAGAATGATTACACCAAATTATTTAAAACTATTCAATCATAATGATGTTGAAGAAATGGTTAAGAATATTGGTAACTATATGGGATTAGATTTTGATAAAGAAATATTTACTTTCTTAACTGATGATTTTGGAGGACATCCTTTTTTAATTAGACAACTTTGTTCAAAAATTCATCAATCCCTTTCTAAACAAAGACCTTTGAAAGTAACAAAATTATACTACAAGGAGAAAATTCAAGATTTTAATAAAGGCCTAATTGACTATGTAGAAGTAATTGTTGATGTTCTAAAAAAATGGTATCCGAACGAATATGAACTTTTAGAGGCGCTAGTTCTTGATAACAGAGAAAAATTTGAAGAAATAACTAGTTTTTCTGAACAACCAATCATTCACTTATTAGGCTATAACTTAATTGAAAAATCAGACACTAATAAATATCACATCAAAATTAATGCAGTAAGAGATTATGTGATTGAAAAATCTATAAATAAAAGAAAAATAGTTACCGTTGAAGATAAATGGGAACTTGTAACAAATAGAAGAAATCAACTTGAATTAAAAATCAGAGAAATAATTAAGTTGAATATTAAATCAAAATTTGGTGCTAAAGCTAAAGACCATTTCTTAAAGTGTATTGAAGAAAGAAGAAGAGAAAAATTAAATCAATTAAATTTAAATGATATTTTTTCAGATAAAGGAGAAATTTATTTATTAGACTTAAAAGTCTACATAACAAAAAATTGGAGTGATTTTGAGAATATATATTTGGATAAACCAAAATTTGAAATGTATTTAGATATTGTAAATACAAATAGAATTGATGCACATGCAAAAGATTTAAATAATGAAGATTTAACCATAACAATTAGTGCTTTGAATTGGCTCAATGATAAATCTGACAAATATTTGGAATAA
- a CDS encoding transglutaminase domain-containing protein codes for MGKSLHWYLRRHPLLYKIRYRLVSKKVPVSTIEKFCYNTINKKKDIPSLYFELNQSIFGDNYKNRTDLKKAKKIAKWLKNNIKGGPGLGKSSQNALIKMLAGQGGVCSDLAQVFNNFCVINDLKVKEWGLKIESKDSNLRGGHSFNEVYSSEVEKWIAIDVSKSILFYQTNSKQPLSVIEMIDLKTENQEIYFTNFNKKKQLDEDRVRDLYFTPNSNPFLITHYSNKTYDTFLDTLGFLPESIIHGLIYLTGNSYVYEFPIITSKKQVAANKIVVQEHHFSI; via the coding sequence ATGGGTAAATCTTTACACTGGTACTTACGAAGACATCCTTTATTATACAAAATACGCTATAGATTAGTTTCTAAAAAAGTGCCTGTATCTACTATTGAAAAATTTTGCTACAATACAATCAATAAGAAAAAAGATATCCCATCTCTTTATTTTGAGTTGAACCAATCCATTTTTGGTGATAACTATAAAAATCGAACTGATCTAAAAAAGGCGAAAAAAATTGCGAAATGGCTTAAAAATAATATTAAAGGAGGGCCTGGCTTGGGGAAATCATCTCAAAACGCATTGATTAAAATGCTTGCTGGACAAGGTGGCGTTTGCAGTGATTTAGCACAGGTATTTAATAATTTTTGTGTTATTAATGATCTAAAAGTAAAGGAATGGGGCTTAAAAATTGAATCCAAAGACAGTAATCTTAGAGGGGGACATTCCTTCAATGAAGTGTATTCTAGCGAAGTAGAAAAATGGATTGCAATTGATGTTTCAAAGTCGATTTTATTTTATCAAACGAATTCGAAACAACCCCTATCGGTTATCGAAATGATTGATTTAAAAACAGAAAACCAAGAAATTTATTTTACTAATTTCAACAAAAAAAAGCAACTTGACGAAGACCGCGTTAGAGATCTTTACTTCACCCCTAATTCAAACCCTTTTTTAATTACCCATTACAGCAATAAAACCTACGATACTTTTCTGGATACTTTAGGATTTCTTCCAGAATCCATTATTCACGGATTAATTTATCTTACGGGGAACAGTTATGTATATGAGTTTCCGATTATTACCTCTAAAAAGCAAGTAGCTGCCAATAAAATAGTGGTTCAAGAACACCATTTTTCCATTTAA